In Opitutaceae bacterium TAV5, one genomic interval encodes:
- a CDS encoding exosortase — translation MTTSCNAGGTSWVKGWPDHLRNQPRIAWVPTAALLGLLWLLIFNQQRLEWTVNVVYAYGWAVPALALYLLWERWRTRPARRILPAPATMALLLLAGALLAACLPVRVIQEANPDWVKINWIFAALGVGLSWLALAVHGGVRYALHFTFPLLFCFTALPWPVWMETSLVQELMRVNAAICAEVLTLSGTPAMAQGNLIQVADRWVNVEEACSGIRSLQTAFMMSLFLGELHRLTLVRRAGLVAVSFAVAFFINILRTLLLTRLTATEGLAERWHDTIGVVSMVVCLAALWAVSEGFRWRRTPVAPPPSGPAAEPAEAMRRAPFPWWFALAGIAWLISAEALTGFWYRWHESRVPPAVPWQVVWPVDAPRYRKGEFAERTLALLKFNEGATASWVAEGGHPWQMYALEWRPGRVSKFLSSSHYPTVCLPATGLEFVAELGAWDCEVNGIRLPFTIYLFSQGGRDVYVFHAIIEDRPLRPGESVSYRQVDSSERLRSVWHGERNLGQRVIGIALLSATSPADARAVVERVLHTMIRPGVATASL, via the coding sequence ATGACAACAAGCTGCAACGCGGGCGGGACGTCGTGGGTGAAGGGCTGGCCCGACCACCTGCGGAACCAGCCGCGCATCGCCTGGGTGCCGACGGCCGCGCTGCTCGGGTTGCTGTGGTTGCTCATTTTCAACCAGCAACGGCTGGAGTGGACCGTCAATGTGGTCTATGCCTACGGCTGGGCCGTGCCGGCGCTGGCGCTGTATCTCCTCTGGGAACGCTGGCGGACGCGGCCCGCGCGGCGGATACTGCCCGCGCCCGCGACCATGGCGCTGCTGCTTCTGGCGGGCGCGCTGCTGGCCGCCTGTCTGCCGGTGCGGGTCATCCAGGAGGCCAATCCCGACTGGGTGAAAATCAACTGGATCTTCGCCGCGCTCGGCGTCGGCCTGTCGTGGCTCGCCCTCGCAGTGCACGGCGGCGTGCGTTACGCGCTCCATTTCACTTTCCCGCTGCTGTTCTGCTTCACCGCGCTGCCCTGGCCGGTGTGGATGGAGACCTCCCTCGTGCAGGAGCTGATGCGCGTCAACGCGGCGATCTGCGCCGAGGTGCTGACGTTGTCCGGCACGCCGGCCATGGCCCAGGGCAACCTCATCCAGGTGGCCGACCGCTGGGTCAACGTCGAGGAGGCGTGCAGCGGCATCCGCTCGCTCCAGACCGCGTTCATGATGTCCCTTTTCCTCGGCGAACTGCACCGCCTCACCCTCGTCCGGCGGGCGGGGCTGGTTGCGGTCTCCTTCGCCGTCGCGTTTTTTATCAATATCCTGCGCACCCTGCTGCTGACCCGGCTGACGGCCACCGAGGGCCTGGCCGAACGCTGGCACGACACGATCGGGGTGGTCTCGATGGTCGTCTGCCTGGCGGCGCTGTGGGCCGTCTCCGAAGGCTTTCGCTGGCGTCGTACGCCGGTCGCGCCGCCGCCATCCGGCCCGGCGGCGGAGCCCGCGGAGGCCATGCGCCGCGCGCCCTTCCCGTGGTGGTTTGCGCTGGCGGGGATCGCTTGGCTGATCTCGGCGGAGGCGCTCACCGGTTTCTGGTATCGCTGGCACGAGAGCCGGGTGCCGCCCGCCGTGCCCTGGCAGGTGGTCTGGCCGGTGGACGCCCCGCGTTACCGGAAAGGCGAGTTCGCGGAGCGCACGCTGGCGCTGCTCAAGTTCAACGAGGGCGCGACGGCCTCATGGGTGGCCGAGGGCGGGCATCCCTGGCAGATGTATGCCCTCGAATGGCGGCCGGGCCGGGTCTCGAAGTTTCTTTCCAGCTCGCATTACCCGACCGTGTGCCTGCCGGCGACGGGGCTGGAATTCGTGGCCGAACTCGGGGCCTGGGACTGCGAGGTCAACGGCATCCGGCTTCCGTTCACGATCTATCTTTTCAGCCAGGGAGGGCGCGACGTGTATGTGTTCCACGCGATCATCGAGGATCGCCCGCTGCGGCCGGGGGAGAGCGTCTCTTACCGGCAGGTGGATTCGTCGGAACGGCTCCGCTCCGTCTGGCACGGCGAACGCAACCTCGGACAGCGCGTCATCGGCATCGCGCTGCTCTCCGCCACCTCCCCGGCCGATGCGCGCGCCGTCGTCGAGCGCGTCCTGCACACGATGATCCGTCCCGGCGTGGCGACCGCCTCCCTTTGA
- a CDS encoding glycosyltransferase, whose product MNESKIPVTVLVPIRNEAANLPRCLASVAWAAEIFVVDSHSADNSAAIATAVGAQVFQFPFNGVWPKKKNWALANLPFSHEWVFILDADEVMPPGSAEEIGALIAEDGRGCAGFWINRRFMFMGGWLRHAYYPNWNLRLFRHRLGRYEQLVHGPTLSGDNEVHEHILVEGKTGRLVCEMDHYAFPSIDVFVEKHNRYSNWEAQLEIEEGLQPSDHHALQSPAVNLRRRLKRWSRRLPFRPTLRFLYVYVFQRGFLDGKRGLYFARLHAVYEFMSVAKAAEMRLPRVPVTSVEA is encoded by the coding sequence ATGAACGAGTCAAAAATTCCGGTCACCGTCCTCGTCCCGATCCGCAACGAGGCGGCCAACCTTCCTCGCTGCCTCGCGTCCGTCGCGTGGGCCGCCGAGATCTTCGTAGTGGATTCGCACAGCGCGGACAACTCCGCCGCCATCGCCACCGCCGTCGGCGCACAGGTTTTCCAGTTTCCCTTCAACGGCGTCTGGCCGAAGAAAAAGAACTGGGCGCTGGCCAACCTGCCTTTCTCTCACGAATGGGTCTTCATTCTCGACGCCGACGAGGTGATGCCTCCCGGCTCCGCCGAAGAAATCGGCGCGCTGATCGCGGAGGACGGCAGGGGCTGCGCAGGATTCTGGATCAACCGCCGCTTCATGTTCATGGGCGGCTGGCTGCGCCACGCCTATTATCCGAACTGGAATCTGCGCCTCTTCCGGCACCGCCTGGGCCGCTACGAGCAGCTCGTGCACGGCCCCACCCTGAGCGGCGACAACGAGGTCCACGAGCACATCCTCGTCGAGGGGAAAACCGGCCGGCTGGTCTGCGAGATGGACCACTACGCCTTCCCCTCGATCGACGTGTTCGTCGAGAAACACAACCGCTACTCCAACTGGGAGGCGCAGCTCGAGATCGAGGAGGGCCTCCAGCCCTCCGACCACCACGCGCTCCAGTCCCCGGCGGTGAACCTGCGCCGCCGGCTCAAACGCTGGTCGCGCCGCCTGCCCTTCCGCCCGACGCTGCGCTTCCTCTATGTTTACGTGTTCCAGCGCGGTTTTCTCGACGGGAAACGCGGATTGTATTTCGCGCGGCTTCACGCCGTCTATGAGTTCATGTCCGTGGCCAAGGCCGCGGAGATGCGCCTGCCACGCGTCCCCGTCACGTCCGTGGAGGCGTGA
- a CDS encoding acetyltransferase, which produces MKTPPHTHPQADAWASPWTTRRRLALLAWDCAWALTCAWTPKPLNPWRLRVLRLFGAEIHGTPFVHARARIQQPWNLVLHHRACLGDRAAAYSLGRIVIGEAATIAQEAYLCTGTHDFSQPHLPLQTAPIEIGPGAFVGARAFVLPGVTLGARCIVGAMSVVTRDVPPGATVAGNPARVLRDPRCAGEKPGTTPDTRVSG; this is translated from the coding sequence ATGAAAACGCCTCCGCACACCCATCCCCAGGCGGACGCCTGGGCTTCGCCCTGGACGACGCGCCGCCGGCTCGCGCTCCTTGCCTGGGATTGCGCGTGGGCGCTGACGTGCGCCTGGACGCCCAAGCCCCTCAATCCCTGGCGACTGCGCGTGCTGCGGCTCTTCGGCGCGGAGATTCACGGCACGCCCTTCGTGCATGCTCGCGCGCGCATCCAGCAGCCGTGGAACCTCGTGCTGCACCATCGCGCCTGCCTGGGCGACCGCGCCGCCGCCTACTCGCTCGGCCGGATCGTGATCGGGGAGGCCGCGACCATCGCGCAGGAAGCCTACCTCTGCACGGGCACGCACGACTTCTCGCAGCCGCACCTGCCGTTGCAGACCGCGCCCATCGAGATCGGGCCCGGCGCCTTCGTCGGGGCGCGGGCCTTCGTGCTGCCCGGCGTCACCCTCGGCGCCCGCTGCATCGTGGGGGCGATGTCCGTGGTCACCCGCGACGTGCCGCCCGGCGCGACCGTGGCCGGCAATCCCGCCCGCGTCCTCCGCGATCCCCGATGCGCCGGGGAAAAACCGGGGACAACCCCCGATACCCGCGTCAGTGGATAA
- a CDS encoding glycosyl transferase family 1 — MRTLHLINSMNPAFGGLAAHLRSLVPELSALGHPSEIASLDAPDAMFLPAIPARVHALGPVRPGFGYAPRLRPWLRETADRFDAVVVHGLWQYHGLATRLAFAPGGPPRQFIFPHGMLDPWFKRTYPLRHFRKWVYWWLAERRILRDAAAVLFTCEEERRLARQTFPGSSYRERVVAYGVAAPPDEPARQRAAFFALYPDLRDRPCWLFLGRIHPKKGVELLIDAYAALRAGDDTLPRLVIAGPCADAGYLGRLQARAAKACPPGAVHWPGMLAGDVKWGALRAAEAFVLPSHQENFGIAVVEALACGTPVLISDQVNIWREIIADAAGLVEPDTAAGTLRLLGRWRALEPEAGRHVRTAARRSFLKRYEIGAVARSLVAALQAPRDGQPLS; from the coding sequence ATGCGAACCCTCCACCTGATCAATTCGATGAATCCCGCGTTCGGCGGCCTGGCGGCCCACCTGCGCTCGCTGGTCCCGGAACTGTCCGCGCTCGGGCACCCCTCGGAAATCGCATCGCTCGACGCGCCCGATGCGATGTTCCTGCCCGCGATCCCCGCCCGGGTTCATGCCCTCGGCCCCGTCCGGCCCGGCTTCGGTTATGCGCCCCGGCTGCGCCCCTGGTTGCGGGAGACGGCGGACCGTTTCGACGCCGTGGTCGTGCACGGGCTCTGGCAATATCACGGGCTCGCCACCCGCCTCGCCTTCGCGCCGGGCGGTCCGCCCCGCCAGTTTATTTTTCCCCACGGGATGCTCGATCCATGGTTCAAGCGGACGTATCCGCTCAGGCATTTCCGGAAATGGGTTTACTGGTGGCTGGCCGAGCGGCGGATTCTGCGCGACGCGGCGGCGGTGCTGTTCACCTGCGAGGAGGAAAGGCGGCTGGCGCGGCAAACCTTCCCCGGCAGTTCCTACCGGGAGCGCGTGGTCGCCTACGGGGTCGCCGCACCGCCGGACGAGCCGGCCCGCCAGCGCGCGGCGTTTTTCGCATTGTATCCGGACTTGCGCGACCGCCCCTGCTGGCTGTTTCTCGGCCGCATCCATCCCAAGAAAGGCGTGGAGCTGCTCATCGACGCCTACGCCGCGCTGCGCGCCGGGGACGACACGCTGCCGCGCCTGGTCATCGCCGGACCGTGCGCCGACGCCGGCTACCTGGGCCGATTGCAGGCGCGCGCGGCGAAGGCCTGCCCGCCCGGCGCGGTTCACTGGCCCGGAATGCTCGCCGGCGACGTGAAATGGGGCGCGCTGCGCGCCGCCGAGGCGTTCGTGCTGCCCTCGCACCAGGAAAACTTCGGCATCGCCGTGGTCGAGGCCCTCGCCTGCGGCACGCCCGTGCTCATCTCGGACCAGGTCAACATCTGGCGCGAGATCATCGCCGACGCCGCCGGCCTGGTCGAGCCCGACACGGCCGCGGGCACCCTCCGCCTGCTCGGCCGCTGGCGCGCGCTCGAACCCGAGGCCGGACGCCATGTGCGCACGGCGGCCCGGCGCAGTTTTTTGAAACGCTACGAAATCGGCGCGGTTGCGCGCAGCCTCGTCGCCGCCCTGCAAGCACCCCGGGACGGCCAACCACTCTCATGA
- a CDS encoding glycosyl transferase family 1, protein MNILLIGNLPEDRQESMQRFTAALRSGLSARGHTVTVLAPRLRLARLGPRYRYNGLPKYLGYIDKFVLFPRELRRRVRELRPDVVHLTDHAGAVFHSALRGLPVLATCHDLLEIRAARGELPQQAVGRAGRCYQAWNLASIARLPHVACVSRATRADVLRLTGLPPSRVPVIPNALNYPYHKIPDAEARARLAGLAPFAAADGGFLLHVGGAQWYKNRAGLLAIYAALRRLLLPPPALVMVGPPLSAEHAALAATLGVSRRLIPLRGVSGAQLEALYTLAEGLLFPSWQEGFGWPVAEAQTCGCPVFASNRAPMTEVGGRSALYFDPADPDGAARTIAGAWAGQTARRALALTEARRWQPDLMLDAYEALYRRILLCEPST, encoded by the coding sequence ATGAACATCCTGCTTATCGGAAACCTGCCGGAAGACCGGCAGGAAAGCATGCAGCGGTTCACCGCCGCGCTCCGGTCCGGCCTGTCGGCGCGCGGCCACACCGTCACCGTGCTCGCGCCGAGGCTGCGCCTCGCCCGGCTCGGGCCGCGCTACCGCTACAACGGCCTGCCCAAGTATCTCGGCTACATCGACAAGTTCGTGCTGTTCCCGCGCGAGCTGCGCCGGCGGGTGCGCGAGCTGCGCCCCGACGTGGTGCACCTCACCGACCACGCCGGCGCGGTTTTCCACTCCGCCCTGCGCGGCCTCCCGGTGCTCGCCACCTGCCACGACCTGCTGGAAATCCGCGCCGCCCGCGGGGAGTTGCCGCAGCAAGCCGTCGGCCGCGCCGGACGGTGTTATCAGGCGTGGAACCTCGCCAGCATCGCCCGCCTGCCGCACGTCGCCTGCGTCTCCCGGGCGACGCGCGCGGATGTCCTGCGCCTCACCGGGCTGCCGCCGTCGCGGGTCCCGGTTATCCCCAACGCGCTGAATTATCCGTATCATAAAATCCCCGACGCGGAGGCCCGCGCGCGCCTCGCCGGGCTCGCGCCGTTCGCCGCGGCGGACGGCGGATTTCTTCTCCACGTCGGCGGCGCGCAGTGGTATAAAAACCGCGCCGGCCTGCTCGCGATCTACGCGGCGCTGCGGCGCCTGCTCCTGCCCCCTCCCGCGCTGGTGATGGTCGGGCCGCCGCTGTCCGCCGAACACGCCGCCCTCGCGGCGACGCTGGGCGTGAGCCGGCGCCTCATCCCCCTCAGGGGCGTGAGCGGCGCGCAGCTCGAGGCGCTCTACACCCTCGCCGAGGGGCTGCTCTTCCCGTCGTGGCAGGAGGGTTTCGGCTGGCCGGTGGCCGAGGCGCAGACGTGCGGCTGCCCGGTGTTTGCCTCGAACCGCGCGCCCATGACCGAGGTCGGCGGGCGTTCCGCCCTTTATTTCGACCCGGCCGATCCGGATGGCGCGGCCCGGACCATCGCCGGAGCCTGGGCCGGACAGACGGCGCGACGCGCGCTCGCGCTCACCGAGGCCCGCCGGTGGCAGCCCGACCTCATGCTCGACGCCTACGAGGCGCTCTACCGCCGGATCCTTTTATGCGAACCCTCCACCTGA